CGTATATAGCAGAGACACAACTAGGTCAATGGTTTGTGTTGAAAGTACCTTTATTATCGGAAATGACATTGCATTTATAAGCAAATCATTATAAGTACAGACAGGTTAATAAGTTATTGAAATATAATCAAATAATGGACAGCCAATGATTGACGATATTATATAAGTTACATTTGATATAGTATGTGGTTATCATGGCTGAAGTGGGACAAGATGATATCTTTACTTGAAGATGCGGTTTGTCCCTTTCCTTTTTTAATGAGGTGAAGATGTGTTAACGAAAAAAGATGTCATACGTTTATTAGAAGAAATTGCGACATATATGGAACTAAAAGGAGAAAATACATTTAAAATTTCTGCTTATCGTAAAGCGGCTCAAAGTTTAGAAACAGATGAACGCCCACTTGATCAAATTGAAGACGTTACTGCACTTAAAAATATTGGTAAAGGTGTCGGTGAAGTGATTAATACGTATATCAAAACTCAGGAAACACCTGTATTGGATGCGTTGAAAGAAGAAGTGCCAAATGGTCTTATTCCATTATTAAAAATACCAGGGCTAGGCAGTAAACGTATTGCGCGACTTTATAAGGAACTAAATATTACAGATAAAGCATCATTCCAAGCTGCTTGTGAAGCGGGAGATGTCTCTTCATTGAGTGGTTTTGGTAAAAAAACTGAGGAAAAGTATTTAGCAGCAGTGAAAGAACTAGGTGCTAAGAAAGAACGTTATCCAATTGATCAAATGATCGGGTTGAACCAATTGATTTCGGATTATCTCTCACAAATTTCAGAGATCCATCGTTTTGAAGTGGCTGGTAGTTTCCGTCGAATGAAAGAAATGAGTAAAGATTTAGATTATATTATTAGTACAGATCATCCTTTAAAAGTACAAGAACAACTATTGGCGATACCACAATTGGTTGAAAAAGTGGCAGTAGGTGAAACAAAAGTATCTTTAACGCTATCATATGACGATGAAACAATTGGTGTAGACTTCCGTATGATTGAACCTGCCGCTTTTTACCATACACTTCAGCATTTTACAGGTTCTAAAGATCATAACATTCGTATTCGTCAACTTGCAAAAGCACGTAATGAAAAAGTAAGTGAATATGGTATTGAACAAGCAGATGGTACGTTAATCCAATTAGATAGTGAAAAGGCGATTTACGAACATTTTAATACACCATGGATTACACCAAGTATGAGAGAGGATGGTTCAGAATTTGAAAAAGACTTGTCTTCTATTATTACATTAGAAGATATGCGTGGAGATATTCATATGCATACAACTGCAAGTGATGGTGCATTTGGTTTACGAGAAATGATTGAAGCGAATATTGCAAAAGGTTACGACTATATGTGCATTACTGATCATTCTCAAAGTTTACGTGTGGCCAATGGCTTGTCTGTTGAACGCTTATTAAAACAAAATGAAGAAATTCGTGCGTTGAATGAAGAGTATGATGAGATTGATATTTATTCAGGTATTGAGATGGATATCTTACCAGATGGCTCATTAGATTACGACGATGAAGTGCTTGCACAATTAGACTATGTCATTGCTGCGATTCACCAAAGTTTTAATCAAAGTGAAGAAGAGATTATGAAACGTTTGGAGACAGCTTGTCGAAATCCATATGTTCGACATATTGCACATCCAACAGGTAGAATTATTGGGAAACGTCAAGGTTATGAACCCAATATGGATGAGTTGATTGCACTTTGTCGTGAAACGGGAACGGTGTTAGAAATTAATGCTAACCCTAAACGCTTAGATTTGAGTGCAGATGTATTACGTCAACATCCAGACTTGATGGTTACAATTAATACAGATGCGCATCATGTTGATCATTTAGAATTTATGAAATATGGTGTGGCGACAGCACAAAAAGGATGGGTGAAGCGTGAACATGTATTAAACGCTATGTCACGTGAAGCTTTTAAAGCATTCATCACCAACCCTAAGCAGAGTAACTAGAGAATGAGGGGTTTTAATGAAAACAAAAACTTTAGATATATTAGAGTTTAATAAAGTAAAAGAAATGATAGAACAAGAAGCGGTTAGTGATTTAGGACGTGCCAAAGTGCAATCACTGACTCCGGCAAAGGATTTTGATACTGTAACATTTCAAATGGATGAAATGGATGAAGTCGCCCAAATTTATAATCAATATCGTATCCCTAGTTTGAGTGGATTATCAAGTGTATCTACTTATGTGAAGCGTGCGCAAATTGGTGGTACATTAAATGTTCAAGAGTTGAATGCGATAAAGCGATTGATACAAGTTCAAAATCAATTCAAAACATTTTACAATCAACTCGTGGAAGATGAGGAAGGTATCCATTATGAAATTCTAGATGGACAAATGCAACGTCTCCCGGTGCTAACGCCACTTTATCAATCAATCCATCAAACATGTGATTCACATGATTTGTTTGACTCAGCAAGTACAGAGTTACAAGCTATTCGTAGTCGTATTTCAAAAACAAATCAACGCGTGAAAGCACAATTAGACCGTATTGTGAAGTCGACAGGGAACCAAAAGAAACTGTCTGATGCAATCGTAACCGTGCGTAATGAACGCCATGTGATTCCAGTTAAAGCAGAGTATCGACAAGATTTTAATGGGATTGTTCATGATCAATCAGCATCTGGGCAAACACTTTATATCGAACCATCATCTGTTGTGGAATTAAACAATCAAGTGTCTCGCTTAAGAAGTGAAGAGGCAACGGAGATGAATCGTATTTTAATGGCACTAACGGCAGAAGTTGCTGCAGATGGAGATGGTTGCTTGATTGCAGAAGAAATTATGGGGCATTTAGATTTCTTAATTGCCAAAGCACGTTACGCAGCGAAAATTAAAGGGACAAAGCCAACATTCTCGGAAACACGCAAAGTATACTTACCAAAAGCATTTCACCCACTTTTGGATAGAGAAACAGTCGTAGCGAATACGATTGAATTTGAAGATAACATTCAAACCGTCATTATTACTGGTCCGAATACCGGGGGGAAAACCGTCACACTAAAAACGCTTGGTTTAATCATTGTGATGGCACAGTCTGGTTTATTAATTCCTACATTAGATGGCAGTCAACTGAGTGTGTTTGACAATGTCTTCTGTGATGTTGGTGATGAACAATCGATTGAACAATCATTATCGACGTTCTCTTCTCATATGAAGACAATTGTGGGTATTTTGGAAGAAGCCAATGCGAATAGTCTGATTTTATTTGATGAGTTAGGTGCCGGAACAGATCCTAGTGAAGGTGCTGCATTAGCAATGAGTATTTTAGACCACGTTCAATCAATTGGCTCATTAGTCATGGCAACAACGCATTATCCTGAATTAAAAGCATATAGTTACAATCGTGAAGGTGTGATGAATGCGAGTGTTGAATTTAATGTAGACACACTAAGCCCAACTTATAAGTTATTAATGGGTGTACCAGGACGTTCAAATGCCTTTGAAATTTCTAAACGTTTAGGACTTGGTTTGAAAATCATTAATCATGCTAAAACGATGATTGGTCAAGATGAACAAGAAATTAATGAAATGATTGCTTCATTAGAACACAATGCAAAACGAGTAGATGATCAGCGTATTGAATGGGAACGTCTCGTGCGTGAAGCGGAAACAATTCATCGTGACTTAACACAACAATATGAGAAATACCAAAACTTTGAATCACGTTTGATGGAAGAAGCGAAAGAAAAAGCGAACCAGCATGTGATTGCTGCGACTCAAGAAGCGGATGATATTGTAAAATCATTGCGTGACATGCGTGATCAAAAAGGTGCTGAAGTTAAAGAACACGAGTTGATTGATAAGAAGAAACAACTTGAAAGTCAGTATGAAGCGAAGTCAATCAAACAAGATGTGAAAAAACAGCGCTGGGATGAAATCAAAGCAGGCGATGAAGTGAAAGTACTATCTTATGGTCAAAAAGGTGAAGTATTAGAACTATTAGATGATGAAGAAGCAGTGGT
This region of Staphylococcus sp. IVB6240 genomic DNA includes:
- the polX gene encoding DNA polymerase/3'-5' exonuclease PolX codes for the protein MLTKKDVIRLLEEIATYMELKGENTFKISAYRKAAQSLETDERPLDQIEDVTALKNIGKGVGEVINTYIKTQETPVLDALKEEVPNGLIPLLKIPGLGSKRIARLYKELNITDKASFQAACEAGDVSSLSGFGKKTEEKYLAAVKELGAKKERYPIDQMIGLNQLISDYLSQISEIHRFEVAGSFRRMKEMSKDLDYIISTDHPLKVQEQLLAIPQLVEKVAVGETKVSLTLSYDDETIGVDFRMIEPAAFYHTLQHFTGSKDHNIRIRQLAKARNEKVSEYGIEQADGTLIQLDSEKAIYEHFNTPWITPSMREDGSEFEKDLSSIITLEDMRGDIHMHTTASDGAFGLREMIEANIAKGYDYMCITDHSQSLRVANGLSVERLLKQNEEIRALNEEYDEIDIYSGIEMDILPDGSLDYDDEVLAQLDYVIAAIHQSFNQSEEEIMKRLETACRNPYVRHIAHPTGRIIGKRQGYEPNMDELIALCRETGTVLEINANPKRLDLSADVLRQHPDLMVTINTDAHHVDHLEFMKYGVATAQKGWVKREHVLNAMSREAFKAFITNPKQSN
- a CDS encoding endonuclease MutS2; this translates as MKTKTLDILEFNKVKEMIEQEAVSDLGRAKVQSLTPAKDFDTVTFQMDEMDEVAQIYNQYRIPSLSGLSSVSTYVKRAQIGGTLNVQELNAIKRLIQVQNQFKTFYNQLVEDEEGIHYEILDGQMQRLPVLTPLYQSIHQTCDSHDLFDSASTELQAIRSRISKTNQRVKAQLDRIVKSTGNQKKLSDAIVTVRNERHVIPVKAEYRQDFNGIVHDQSASGQTLYIEPSSVVELNNQVSRLRSEEATEMNRILMALTAEVAADGDGCLIAEEIMGHLDFLIAKARYAAKIKGTKPTFSETRKVYLPKAFHPLLDRETVVANTIEFEDNIQTVIITGPNTGGKTVTLKTLGLIIVMAQSGLLIPTLDGSQLSVFDNVFCDVGDEQSIEQSLSTFSSHMKTIVGILEEANANSLILFDELGAGTDPSEGAALAMSILDHVQSIGSLVMATTHYPELKAYSYNREGVMNASVEFNVDTLSPTYKLLMGVPGRSNAFEISKRLGLGLKIINHAKTMIGQDEQEINEMIASLEHNAKRVDDQRIEWERLVREAETIHRDLTQQYEKYQNFESRLMEEAKEKANQHVIAATQEADDIVKSLRDMRDQKGAEVKEHELIDKKKQLESQYEAKSIKQDVKKQRWDEIKAGDEVKVLSYGQKGEVLELLDDEEAVVQMGIIKMKLPLKDLEKKEKTKQQPSKMVTRTNRLTVKMELDLRGYRYDEAMVALDQYLDQAVLSNYEDVYIIHGKGTGALQKGVQQHLKRHKSVADFRMGMPSEGGFGVTVATLR